The following coding sequences are from one Onychostoma macrolepis isolate SWU-2019 chromosome 24, ASM1243209v1, whole genome shotgun sequence window:
- the LOC131533672 gene encoding putative ferric-chelate reductase 1 codes for MFLYVLLCCVGVVHCYGNGRVGAVCGSMTPGHGSNIAQSSSAPFTVTADKTTFKEGDQITVSLNNQSADQFKGFMLQARQVGSSTPIGTFNVTDINVQFLSCDGVANSSVSHTSNRNKSSIEAKWTAPTSGQLGDIEFRATFVKNFTTFWVGVKSSAVVYTGTPATAAPTVSSNPDCGKTKVCFSQPSSCDPTANTACYFMAVQTSSNQSEMRIEMFGQADGYVAIGFSDDKEMGNDDIYICGKDSSGNLQVQHAISTGKTAPTILSLGNVTDIRTTLMNGNTINCSFTSRNVISTGSRATSTSEYYLMIAAGPSSSQGNIQIHTNKYVSSTKANLQDPSQVVTSAEEFPAIVKAHGCLMLISWMTTGSIGMLIARYLKGVAKDHGCCCKDFWFMAHVSLMALSVTATAIAFILVFSYARDWSGGAHPVLGCLVMILSLIQPIVAAFRCEPNHERRFIFNWAHSFIALAIKGLAVAAIFTGLALFEEYKEDGWMLKVMGGFVTWEALTYILQDLNLRAKKKDSEICNFGSMRPETVLLVLYLLGNLAFLIALLVGIGRLFKG; via the exons ATGTTTCTGTATGTTCTCCTGTGCTGTGTTGGGGTCGTGCACTGTTACGGTAACGGACGTGTCGGTGCTGTTTGTGGATCTATGACGCCTGGTCACGGGTCTAACATCGCTCAGTCCAGCTCTGCTCCGTTCACCGTCACTGCTGACAAGACCACCTTTAAAGAGGGAGATCAAATCACAG TATCGCTAAACAACCAATCAGCAGATCAATTTAAAGGGTTTATGTTACAAGCACGTCAAGTCGGATCATCTACTCCCATCGGCACTTTTAATGTGACGGACATTAATGTGCAGTTCCTCTCCTGCGATGGAGTGGCT AATAGTTCCGTCTCTCACACATCAAACCGTAATAAAAGTTCAATTGAAGCTAAATGGACGGCCCCTACATCTGGACAGCTCGGTGATATAGAATTCAG AGcaacatttgtaaaaaattttaCTACCTTTTGGGTTGGTGTCAAGAGCTCTGCTGTGGTATATACAGGAACTCCTGCAACTGCAGCTCCGACT GTTTCATCAAATCCTGATTGTGGGAAAACCAAAGTCTGCTTCAGTCAGCCCAGCAGCTGTGACCCAACTGCCAACACAGCCTGCTACTTCATGGCAGTTCAGACATCATCTAACCAATCAGAAATGAGGATTGAAATGTTTGGGCAAGCTGATGGATACGTTGCTATTGGGTTTTCAGATGACAAGGAAATG gGCAATGACGACATCTACATCTGTGGTAAGGACAGCAGCGGCAACCTCCAAGTGCAACATGCTATTTCCACAGGAAAAACAGCTCCAACTATTCTCTCACTG GGGAATGTGACTGATATCAGGACAACGCTGATGAATGGAAATACTATCAATTGTTCTTTTACATCCCGTAATGTCATTAGCACAGGAAGTAGAGCAACGTCTACTAGCGAGTACTACCTCATGATTGCTGCCGGACCCTCCAGCAGTCAAG GTAATATCCAGATccacacaaataaatatgtcAGTAGTACCAAGGCTAATTTACAGGATCCAAGCCAGGTCGTTACAAGTGCTGAAGAATTCCCAGCGATTGTTAAAGCACACG GTTGCCTGATGTTAATCTCCTGGATGACCACGGGCAGTATAGGGATGCTCATAGCACGCTATTTAAAGGGAGTTGCCAAGGACCACGGTTGCTGCTGTAAAGATTTCTGGTTTATG GCCCACGTGTCTCTGATGGCCCTGTCAGTCACTGCCACAGCCATCGCATTCATACTGGTGTTTTCTTATGCTCGGGATTGGAGTGGG gGGGCTCATCCGGTCCTGGGCTGTTTGGTGATGATCCTCAGTCTTATTCAGCCCATAGTTGCTGCTTTCCGCTGTGAGCCAAATCACGAACG GAGGTTTATTTTTAACTGGGCCCATTCCTTCATTGCTTTAGCTATCAAAGGCCTCGCAG TTGCTGCAATTTTCACTGGTCTGGCACTGTTTGAAGAATATAAggaggatggatggatgttaaAAGTTATGGGAGGTTTTGTTACCTGGGAGGCCCTGACATACATTCTTCAAGATCTTAACCTGCGT